A window of Clostridioides sp. ES-S-0010-02 genomic DNA:
TATTGATACTGCTAGATTTTCTAACCCTTTTTCTTTTGCTATTGTTGCTCTAGTTCTTTTCTTTTGTTTATATGGAGCATATATATCTTCTACTTCTTGTAGTGTTTTTGCTTTTTCTATATTTTGTGTTATCTCATCTGTTAATTTTCCTTGTTCATCTATTAATCTAACTACATCATCTTTTCTACTTTGAAGGTTTCTTAGATACATCAATTTTTCATAGAATTCCCTTAATGTGACATCACTCATCTCACCAGTCATTTCTTTTCTGTATCTAGCTATAAATGGTATTGTATTTCCTTCATCAATAAGCTTTAGCGTATTATTTATTTGTTCATCTTTGAGATTAAATTCATTTTTTAAGATTTGATTTATATCCAATTTTTTTCACTCCTAATGTTAGTTTTTTCATAAGTATAACAAACAGAACGAAGGCTGAGGGTTGTAGTCCTCAGCCTAAGTGCTGTAAAGTGCATAGTAAGCACTAACCTTCTTATATATCTATCCTAATTACTGTACATTGTTTATTAAACTGTCTTATTCATTTTTAAGTATTCGTTGATAAACAAGTCTATATTTCCATTCATCACACTATCTACATTTCCAAACTCAGCATTTGTCCTATGGTCTTTGACTAACTTATATGGTTGGAAAACATAGGACCTAATTTGGCTACCCCACGTTATTTGTGAGTATTTGCCTTGTATATCTTCTATTTTTTCCTTTTGCTCTAATTCTTTTAACTCTATCAATTTTGCCATCAAAAGTCTCATAGCTCTATCTTTATTTAAATGTTGAGACCTTTCATTTTGACACTGAACCACTACACCAGTAGGAATATGTGTTATTCTAACAGCTGAATCAGTTGTGTTTACATGTTGTCCTCCAGCACCAGACGCTCTATATGTGTCTATCTTCAAATCTGATGAATTAATTTCTACTTCTATATTTTCATCTAACTCTGGTGTTACATCTATAGAAGCAAATGAAGTATGTCTCTTTCCTGATGGGTCAAATGGAGATATTCTTACCAATCTATGAACCCCTTTTTCACTTTTTAAATATCCATAAGTGTTGGTTCCTTCTACAAGAATTGTAGCTGTCTTTATTCCCGCTTCAGGGTCTGATATTATATCTAAAAGCTT
This region includes:
- the prfB gene encoding peptide chain release factor 2 (programmed frameshift); this translates as MLKIQEYRHSVEQIASNLEELRVSLDVASLMEKIKINEEKINKQDFWNDNEVAQKVLQENKALKETIDEYESLKNLLEDVEVLIEIGLEEEDDSVEKDIEMSIESIEEKLSEMKIKTLLNGEYDKNNAILSINAGTGGLDAQDWAQMLLRMYIRWAEGKGYKVKLLDIISDPEAGIKTATILVEGTNTYGYLKSEKGVHRLVRISPFDPSGKRHTSFASIDVTPELDENIEVEINSSDLKIDTYRASGAGGQHVNTTDSAVRITHIPTGVVVQCQNERSQHLNKDRAMRLLMAKLIELKELEQKEKIEDIQGKYSQITWGSQIRSYVFQPYKLVKDHRTNAEFGNVDSVMNGNIDLFINEYLKMNKTV